From Acidaminococcus timonensis, the proteins below share one genomic window:
- a CDS encoding carbon starvation CstA family protein: protein MISFFVCLAILIAGYFIYGGYVESCFRPPIDDRKTPAYRLEDGVDYVPMENWRVFLIQLLNIAGLGPIFGALAGAMWGPAVFLWITFGTVFAGGVHDFISGVLSERNDGASISELCGKYLGPTMRHIMRGFSVVLLILVGVAFTTGPAGLLTKITPLSYNFWLVILLLYYFCATFLPVDKLIGKLYPFFGFCLIFMAIGVACGLFFEGYHIPEIALTNMHPKGTPIWPIMFITVACGAISGFHSTQSPIMARCIKSERDCHKIFYGAMVCEGIIALIWAAAGVSFYGNTSGLADAFVKYHGAGGVVYDICSGLMGYLGTVIAMVGVIACPVSSADTAFRSARYTVVDWFKIDQHTLVSRLKLAVPIIAVGGILTQVDVTILWRYFSWTNQTLAMLVLWSGAMYLYANKGNAWIAIIPATFMSAVSCTYILVAKEGLQLSTSVAYPAGIIFAIVAFCLFWKRAKKVDRGELDIADKPVQG from the coding sequence ATGATTAGCTTCTTTGTGTGTCTTGCTATCTTAATTGCTGGTTATTTCATTTATGGCGGATACGTAGAAAGCTGCTTCCGTCCTCCTATCGATGACAGAAAGACTCCTGCCTATCGTCTGGAAGATGGTGTTGACTACGTACCTATGGAAAACTGGAGAGTTTTCCTGATTCAGCTGCTGAACATCGCCGGCCTGGGTCCTATCTTCGGTGCTCTGGCTGGTGCTATGTGGGGTCCTGCCGTATTCCTGTGGATCACGTTCGGTACTGTGTTTGCAGGCGGTGTCCATGACTTCATTTCCGGCGTACTGTCCGAACGGAATGATGGGGCATCCATTTCCGAACTGTGCGGCAAATACCTGGGGCCGACCATGCGTCACATCATGCGTGGCTTCTCCGTTGTCCTGCTGATCCTGGTAGGCGTTGCCTTCACCACTGGCCCTGCCGGCCTGCTGACCAAGATCACCCCGCTGAGCTACAACTTCTGGCTGGTTATCCTGCTGCTCTATTATTTCTGTGCTACATTCCTGCCGGTTGATAAGCTGATCGGGAAACTGTATCCGTTCTTCGGCTTCTGCCTGATCTTCATGGCTATCGGTGTTGCCTGCGGTCTGTTTTTCGAAGGGTATCATATCCCTGAAATCGCTCTGACCAACATGCATCCGAAAGGCACCCCGATCTGGCCGATCATGTTCATCACCGTGGCCTGCGGTGCCATTTCCGGGTTCCATTCCACCCAGTCTCCTATCATGGCTCGGTGCATCAAGAGTGAACGGGACTGCCACAAGATCTTCTACGGAGCTATGGTCTGCGAAGGCATCATTGCTCTGATCTGGGCTGCTGCTGGTGTTTCCTTCTATGGAAATACTTCCGGCCTGGCCGATGCATTCGTGAAATACCATGGCGCCGGCGGCGTTGTGTATGATATCTGCTCCGGCCTGATGGGCTATCTGGGTACTGTCATCGCTATGGTCGGTGTTATCGCCTGCCCTGTATCCTCCGCAGATACGGCCTTCCGTTCTGCCCGGTACACCGTGGTTGACTGGTTCAAGATTGATCAGCACACCCTGGTTTCCCGTCTGAAACTGGCTGTGCCCATCATCGCCGTTGGCGGTATCCTGACCCAGGTGGATGTAACCATCCTGTGGAGATACTTCTCCTGGACGAACCAGACCCTGGCTATGCTGGTGCTGTGGTCCGGTGCCATGTACCTGTATGCTAACAAGGGCAATGCCTGGATCGCCATCATTCCTGCAACCTTCATGAGCGCAGTATCCTGCACCTACATCCTGGTTGCTAAAGAAGGGCTGCAACTGAGCACGTCCGTTGCTTACCCCGCTGGCATCATTTTCGCCATCGTTGCCTTCTGCCTGTTCTGGAAACGGGCCAAGAAAGTTGACCGTGGCGAACTGGATATTGCCGACAAACCTGTCCAAGGTTGA
- the serS gene encoding serine--tRNA ligase, with the protein MLDLKFVRDNTEKVEQMLKNRHAKVDLVEFKQLDAKRRTLIQEVEADKSQRNTVSAEISQMKRNGEDATEKITAMRALGDKISATDKELKEVEERLHAVMLTIPNMPAADVPVGKDDTENPEIRKWGEPKHFDFEPKAHWDIGEKLGILDSERAAKVSGARFYYYKGAGARLERAVYNFFLDQHTRNDGYTEVIPPYIVNTASMTGTGQLPKFHEDMYKVEGQDMYLIPTAEVPLTNYYRDEIIDGKELPIYLTAMTPCFRAEAGSAGKDTRGLIRQHQFHKVEMVKFCKPEDSYDELEKLVNNAEECLKLLGLPYHVVCLCTGDLGFSAAKCYDVEVWFPQQNKYREISSCSNTEDFQARRANIRFRRDAKSKPEYVHTLNGSGLAVGRTVAAILENYQQADGSVVVPEVLRKYMGCDVITGVNS; encoded by the coding sequence ATGTTAGATTTGAAATTTGTCCGGGATAACACGGAAAAAGTGGAACAGATGCTGAAGAACCGCCATGCCAAGGTGGATCTGGTGGAATTCAAGCAGCTGGATGCCAAACGGCGTACGCTGATCCAGGAAGTGGAAGCTGACAAGAGCCAGCGGAATACGGTCAGCGCTGAGATCAGCCAGATGAAGCGCAACGGGGAAGACGCTACGGAAAAGATTACGGCCATGCGTGCCCTGGGCGATAAGATCTCTGCTACGGATAAAGAACTGAAGGAAGTGGAGGAACGGCTCCATGCGGTGATGCTCACCATCCCCAATATGCCGGCTGCAGATGTACCGGTGGGCAAGGATGATACGGAAAATCCGGAAATCCGCAAATGGGGCGAACCCAAACATTTCGACTTTGAACCGAAAGCCCATTGGGATATCGGCGAAAAACTGGGCATCCTGGATTCGGAACGGGCTGCCAAGGTTTCCGGTGCCCGGTTCTACTATTACAAAGGGGCCGGTGCCCGTCTGGAACGTGCGGTCTATAACTTCTTCCTGGACCAGCACACCCGGAACGATGGCTACACCGAAGTGATTCCGCCTTACATCGTGAATACGGCTTCCATGACCGGTACCGGGCAACTGCCGAAATTCCATGAGGACATGTACAAAGTGGAAGGCCAGGACATGTACCTGATCCCCACCGCCGAGGTGCCTCTGACCAACTACTATCGGGATGAGATCATTGACGGCAAAGAGCTTCCCATCTATCTGACCGCCATGACGCCCTGCTTCCGGGCCGAAGCCGGCAGCGCCGGGAAAGATACCCGGGGCCTGATCCGGCAGCACCAGTTCCACAAAGTGGAAATGGTGAAGTTCTGCAAACCGGAAGACAGCTATGACGAGCTGGAAAAACTGGTGAACAACGCCGAAGAATGCCTGAAGCTGCTGGGTCTGCCCTACCATGTGGTCTGCCTGTGCACCGGCGACCTGGGCTTCTCTGCCGCCAAATGCTACGACGTGGAAGTCTGGTTCCCGCAACAGAACAAGTATCGTGAAATCTCTTCCTGCTCCAATACGGAAGACTTCCAGGCTCGCCGGGCCAACATCCGGTTCCGCCGGGATGCCAAGTCTAAACCGGAATATGTACATACCCTGAACGGCTCCGGGCTGGCCGTAGGCCGTACCGTGGCTGCCATCCTGGAAAACTACCAGCAGGCCGACGGGTCCGTGGTGGTCCCCGAAGTGCTGCGCAAGTACATGGGCTGCGATGTGATTACCGGAGTGAACTCCTGA
- a CDS encoding PTS transporter subunit EIIC: MENKELARQILQVVGPGTNVRQATHCMTRLRLVLEHQDVDRESLKKLPGVMGVNQSGPELQIILGPGKAAQVTDAFNALLAAPEEAMTPAPEKKATEQPGKSSFPQGEVGDGKALHEAIRAKNATPAKLFLKRISSIFVPLIPGFIGCGLLTGILNIVRRLDPALAQNVAFQILGLAGNTVFWGMDLFVGWNAAREFGGSPVLGGALGALISHPGLSGIVLNGQALTPGRGGVVAVLIVAALGAQLEKKLHQRVPEALDLFLTPFLVLGIMAFATLYVFQPLGGFIAEGIGFAATEAVARGGALTGFLLGGTFLPLVMLGVHQGLTPIHAQLIAQYGYTILLPILAMAGGGQVGAAAAVYLKTKDPDVKRVVASALPVGLMGVGEPLIYGVTLPLGRPFIGACIGGALGGAVQAACQVGAGALGISGLPLAPSTTQVTAYLAGLAISYAGGFVATWVLGFTDPVQSKE; encoded by the coding sequence ATGGAAAATAAGGAACTGGCCCGTCAGATCCTGCAGGTGGTGGGGCCCGGGACCAATGTACGTCAGGCCACCCACTGCATGACCCGGCTGCGGCTGGTCCTGGAGCATCAGGATGTGGACCGGGAGTCCCTGAAGAAGCTGCCCGGGGTCATGGGGGTGAACCAGTCCGGACCGGAACTGCAGATCATCCTGGGGCCGGGGAAGGCTGCCCAGGTGACGGACGCATTCAACGCCCTGCTGGCTGCACCGGAGGAAGCGATGACGCCGGCTCCGGAAAAGAAAGCCACGGAGCAGCCGGGGAAATCCAGCTTTCCCCAGGGAGAAGTGGGGGATGGCAAGGCCCTCCATGAGGCCATCCGGGCGAAGAATGCCACGCCGGCCAAACTGTTTTTGAAACGGATCAGCAGCATCTTCGTGCCCCTGATCCCCGGTTTCATCGGCTGTGGCCTTTTGACGGGAATCTTGAACATCGTCCGGCGTCTGGATCCGGCGCTGGCCCAGAACGTGGCCTTTCAGATCCTGGGCCTGGCCGGCAATACGGTGTTCTGGGGCATGGACCTGTTCGTGGGCTGGAACGCGGCCAGAGAATTCGGCGGGTCGCCGGTACTGGGCGGGGCCCTGGGGGCGCTGATCAGCCATCCGGGTCTTTCCGGCATCGTATTGAACGGACAGGCTCTGACTCCGGGCCGGGGCGGTGTGGTGGCCGTGCTGATCGTGGCGGCCCTGGGAGCCCAGCTGGAAAAGAAACTGCATCAGCGGGTGCCCGAGGCCCTGGATTTGTTTTTGACGCCGTTTTTGGTGCTGGGCATCATGGCATTTGCAACTTTATATGTGTTCCAGCCCCTGGGCGGTTTCATCGCTGAAGGCATCGGCTTTGCAGCCACGGAGGCGGTGGCCCGGGGCGGGGCTCTCACCGGGTTCCTCCTGGGTGGCACGTTCCTGCCTCTGGTCATGCTGGGAGTCCATCAGGGACTGACCCCCATCCATGCCCAGCTGATCGCCCAGTACGGCTATACCATTCTGCTGCCCATCCTGGCCATGGCCGGAGGCGGACAGGTGGGTGCCGCTGCGGCGGTGTACCTGAAGACGAAGGACCCGGATGTGAAACGGGTGGTGGCTTCCGCCCTGCCCGTAGGGCTCATGGGTGTGGGAGAGCCGCTGATCTACGGGGTGACCCTGCCTCTGGGACGGCCCTTCATCGGGGCCTGTATCGGCGGGGCCCTGGGGGGCGCGGTACAGGCAGCCTGTCAGGTGGGCGCCGGAGCCCTGGGGATTTCCGGTCTGCCCCTGGCGCCCAGCACTACCCAGGTAACGGCATACCTGGCCGGTCTGGCCATTTCCTATGCAGGGGGGTTCGTGGCCACCTGGGTGCTGGGGTTTACTGATCCAGTGCAGAGTAAAGAGTGA
- a CDS encoding FAD-binding oxidoreductase gives MEHTYNPVTPELVEELKKVVGDHYVKTDEEYLEQYQTDEEGNPHFFKKPEVVVFPGTTEEVAAIVKLANKYMVPITPRSAGTGVACGAIPIYHGMVVELQRMNKILKLDADNFYAVCQTGVFTGQLQAEARKAGVMYAGDPSSAESCQIGGNVANNAGGNRAVRYGTTRDQIYALKVVTPTGDIVDVGARLKKCSTGLCLEQLFAGSEGTLGIITEVTVKLRPLPPYAFNMVCVFKTDKEAFALPNKILKAGIDPTSIEYMGNSAIDMTVKYLNKLNQHMEFPHVEEGCCYVIVTVESFDQDESDRKMEKLCDLAEANGSIDEFEADERIWVLRKQFAEAARDIDKMFQTEDFVVPLDKIAEMTAQIPELEKKYNLYTVTVAHIGDGNIHVLPLNKYGMSPEDWFKTIKAFHADLFPRVYALGGKMSGEHGIGYKKLEEFARCTPAGEVKMIKAIKRALDPNNIMNPGKLVDINGDFIA, from the coding sequence ATGGAACATACGTACAATCCGGTCACTCCGGAACTGGTGGAAGAATTAAAAAAAGTGGTGGGCGACCATTATGTGAAGACGGATGAGGAATATCTGGAACAATATCAGACAGATGAAGAGGGGAACCCTCACTTCTTCAAAAAACCGGAAGTGGTGGTATTCCCGGGTACCACGGAAGAAGTAGCCGCCATCGTGAAACTGGCCAACAAATACATGGTTCCCATCACTCCCCGCAGCGCCGGTACCGGTGTGGCCTGTGGCGCCATCCCCATCTATCACGGCATGGTGGTGGAACTGCAGCGCATGAACAAGATCCTAAAACTGGATGCGGACAATTTCTACGCCGTGTGCCAGACCGGCGTATTTACCGGCCAGCTGCAGGCTGAAGCCAGGAAGGCCGGCGTCATGTACGCCGGGGATCCTTCCAGTGCCGAATCCTGCCAGATCGGCGGCAACGTGGCCAACAACGCCGGCGGCAACCGGGCTGTACGGTACGGTACCACCCGTGATCAGATCTACGCCCTGAAGGTGGTCACTCCCACCGGTGACATCGTGGACGTGGGCGCCCGGCTGAAGAAATGCTCCACCGGCCTGTGCCTGGAACAGTTATTCGCCGGCAGCGAAGGCACCTTGGGCATCATCACGGAAGTCACCGTGAAACTGCGTCCGCTGCCTCCCTACGCGTTCAACATGGTCTGCGTCTTCAAGACCGATAAAGAAGCCTTTGCCCTGCCCAACAAGATCCTGAAGGCCGGCATCGACCCCACCTCCATCGAATATATGGGCAACTCCGCCATCGACATGACGGTGAAATACCTGAACAAATTGAACCAGCACATGGAATTCCCCCATGTGGAGGAAGGCTGCTGCTACGTGATCGTAACCGTGGAAAGCTTCGACCAGGATGAATCCGACCGGAAAATGGAGAAGCTGTGCGATCTGGCAGAAGCCAACGGCTCCATCGACGAATTCGAGGCGGACGAACGGATCTGGGTCCTGCGGAAACAGTTTGCTGAAGCAGCTCGGGATATCGACAAGATGTTCCAGACGGAAGATTTCGTGGTGCCTCTGGACAAGATTGCGGAAATGACCGCCCAGATTCCCGAACTGGAAAAGAAATACAACCTGTACACCGTAACCGTGGCCCACATCGGCGATGGCAACATCCATGTGCTGCCTTTGAATAAATATGGCATGAGTCCGGAAGACTGGTTCAAGACCATCAAGGCCTTCCATGCGGATCTGTTCCCCCGCGTCTATGCCCTGGGCGGCAAGATGAGCGGCGAACACGGTATTGGCTACAAGAAGCTGGAAGAATTCGCCCGCTGCACGCCGGCAGGCGAAGTGAAGATGATCAAAGCCATCAAACGGGCCCTGGATCCCAACAACATCATGAACCCGGGCAAACTGGTGGATATCAACGGCGATTTCATCGCGTAA
- the nagA gene encoding N-acetylglucosamine-6-phosphate deacetylase produces the protein MKAIINGRFILPQEIIEGQALTFDKMLEGFSDPDQLPAHTQIIDAGGAYVAPGFLNLHIHGCGGCDAMDGTREALATMSRLQASTGVTGFLPTTMTCSEEAIGKALSAIREARGHEPGADILGANLEGPFISETYKGAQKACHIRKARWDFIEPYADILKILTLAPETLTDMEFIPRCCSHRIIVSLGHSDATFEEASRAIAAGASHITHLYNAMSPLHHRRPGLVGAALTQPVTCELIADGIHIHPAALCLAVRAKGLDRIVLITDSMRACLLGEGESELGGQKVFVKDGRATLADGTLAGSILTMEKAVQNIWRFAHLTLPQAVQLATLNPARELGLTDRGTLEPGKRADFTMFDDDFHILQTYKKGTCIFQK, from the coding sequence ATGAAAGCCATCATCAACGGCAGATTTATTTTACCACAAGAAATCATTGAGGGACAGGCACTGACCTTCGACAAGATGCTGGAGGGCTTCTCAGACCCGGACCAGCTGCCTGCCCATACCCAGATCATCGATGCCGGAGGGGCCTACGTGGCTCCCGGGTTCCTGAACCTCCACATCCACGGCTGCGGAGGCTGCGATGCCATGGACGGCACCCGGGAGGCCCTCGCCACCATGAGCCGGCTCCAGGCCTCCACCGGGGTCACAGGCTTCCTGCCCACCACCATGACCTGCAGCGAGGAAGCCATCGGAAAAGCCCTCTCGGCCATCCGGGAGGCCCGGGGCCATGAACCGGGAGCGGATATCCTGGGCGCCAACCTGGAAGGTCCTTTCATCAGTGAAACATACAAGGGAGCCCAGAAAGCCTGTCACATCCGGAAAGCCCGCTGGGACTTCATCGAGCCCTATGCGGATATCCTGAAGATCCTGACCCTGGCGCCGGAGACCCTGACGGACATGGAATTCATCCCCCGCTGCTGCAGCCACAGGATCATCGTCTCCCTGGGCCACAGCGATGCCACCTTCGAGGAGGCCTCCCGGGCCATTGCGGCCGGGGCCAGCCACATCACCCACCTGTACAACGCCATGAGCCCCCTGCACCATCGCCGGCCCGGACTGGTGGGGGCAGCCCTCACCCAGCCGGTGACCTGCGAACTCATCGCCGACGGCATCCACATCCACCCGGCCGCTCTTTGTCTGGCGGTCCGTGCCAAAGGGCTGGACAGGATCGTGCTCATCACCGATTCCATGCGGGCCTGTCTGCTGGGCGAAGGAGAAAGCGAGCTGGGCGGCCAGAAGGTGTTCGTAAAGGATGGCCGGGCCACCCTGGCAGATGGCACCCTGGCCGGCAGCATCCTGACCATGGAAAAGGCTGTGCAGAACATCTGGAGATTCGCCCACCTGACCCTGCCCCAGGCGGTACAGCTGGCTACCCTGAACCCGGCCCGGGAGCTGGGCCTCACGGACCGGGGCACCCTGGAACCAGGCAAGCGGGCCGATTTCACCATGTTCGACGACGATTTCCATATCTTACAGACCTACAAAAAAGGAACCTGTATCTTTCAGAAATGA
- the murQ gene encoding N-acetylmuramic acid 6-phosphate etherase — translation MIDLNKLSTEQRNPASVAIDKVSTQELVEIINREDHKVADAVQKILPAIALAVDLVADRLKKGGRLFYMGSGTSGRLGILDAVECPPTYSTDPEQIQGLIAGGYEAIFRAREGAEDSEEQGRNDIWAKELTPDDVVMGISASGRTPYVLGGMKEAKERGCAVLGLCCSARSAMAKIADLCLTVLPGPEVITGSTRMKAGTATKMVLNMITTGAMVRLGKVRGNLMIDVRATNEKLLERALSIVCTVTGCSREEARLSLARNRGSARKAVEEWEAIHGK, via the coding sequence ATGATCGATTTGAACAAATTATCTACAGAACAGCGGAACCCGGCATCTGTAGCCATTGATAAGGTATCCACCCAGGAACTGGTGGAAATCATCAACCGGGAGGATCACAAGGTGGCCGATGCGGTGCAGAAGATCCTGCCCGCCATTGCACTGGCCGTGGATCTGGTGGCTGACCGGCTGAAAAAGGGAGGCCGGTTGTTCTACATGGGCAGCGGAACCTCCGGACGGCTGGGCATTTTGGACGCGGTGGAATGTCCGCCCACCTACAGTACGGATCCGGAGCAGATCCAGGGACTGATTGCCGGGGGCTATGAAGCCATCTTCCGGGCCAGGGAAGGGGCCGAGGACAGCGAGGAACAGGGTCGTAACGACATCTGGGCCAAGGAGCTGACGCCTGATGATGTGGTCATGGGGATCAGCGCCTCCGGCCGTACGCCCTATGTCCTGGGCGGTATGAAGGAAGCCAAGGAACGGGGCTGCGCTGTGCTGGGATTGTGCTGCAGCGCCCGGAGCGCCATGGCAAAAATCGCCGACCTGTGTCTCACCGTATTGCCCGGGCCGGAAGTGATCACCGGGTCCACCCGTATGAAAGCCGGGACGGCTACGAAGATGGTGCTGAACATGATCACCACCGGAGCCATGGTCCGCCTGGGCAAGGTACGGGGCAACCTGATGATCGATGTGCGGGCCACCAACGAGAAACTGCTGGAAAGGGCCCTTTCCATTGTGTGCACCGTTACGGGCTGCAGCCGGGAGGAAGCACGGCTGAGCCTGGCCCGGAACCGGGGCAGTGCCCGGAAGGCTGTGGAGGAATGGGAGGCCATCCATGGAAAATAA
- a CDS encoding type III PLP-dependent enzyme has translation MNEQSFFQLTQEAVTSLAERYGTPLLVLSLEQVEKNYDILREHIPQLKIHYAMKANPDLHILDLLINKGACFDVASDGEIRTLSQLGVSGDRMIYANPIKLDAGFAACRDAGVYRMTYDSESEIKKIAEHCPGATVLLRLRIDNAQAHVDLNKKFGCPRERALELMLKAKEAGLDVAGVAFHVGSQTVAADPYFHAMDITKELMEEARKAGLTMRVLDIGGGFPIPETGVHYNLTALLDQVAARLREDFSDLEIWAEPGRYMCGTAVNLITRVIGENERNGQTWYFLDDGIYGTFSGVIFDQWDFKLISFKEGRKIPATFAGPSCDSLDIMFRGKMTEPLEVGDVLLVPVCGAYTSASATTFNGFRKARTVIWEEVREELGLDALSMAG, from the coding sequence ATGAACGAACAAAGTTTTTTCCAATTGACTCAAGAAGCTGTCACCAGCCTGGCTGAACGGTATGGCACACCTCTTTTGGTGCTTTCTCTGGAGCAGGTTGAGAAAAACTATGATATCCTGCGGGAACACATCCCGCAACTGAAAATCCATTATGCAATGAAAGCAAATCCGGATCTGCACATCCTGGATCTGCTCATCAATAAAGGAGCCTGCTTCGATGTGGCCAGCGACGGGGAAATCCGTACCCTGAGCCAGCTGGGGGTATCCGGTGACCGGATGATCTACGCCAACCCCATCAAACTGGATGCGGGCTTTGCTGCCTGCCGGGATGCCGGTGTGTACCGGATGACCTATGACAGCGAAAGTGAAATCAAAAAGATCGCTGAACACTGCCCTGGCGCCACGGTGCTGCTGCGGCTGCGCATCGACAATGCCCAGGCCCATGTGGACCTGAACAAGAAATTCGGCTGCCCCCGGGAACGTGCCCTGGAACTGATGCTGAAGGCGAAGGAAGCCGGCCTGGATGTAGCAGGCGTCGCTTTCCATGTAGGCAGCCAGACGGTGGCAGCGGATCCCTACTTCCACGCCATGGACATTACCAAGGAACTGATGGAGGAAGCCCGGAAGGCAGGGCTTACCATGCGGGTGCTGGACATCGGCGGCGGGTTCCCCATTCCGGAAACCGGCGTCCATTATAATCTGACGGCGCTGCTGGACCAGGTGGCTGCCCGGCTGCGGGAAGATTTCAGCGACCTGGAGATCTGGGCGGAACCGGGCCGGTATATGTGCGGAACGGCTGTGAACCTGATCACCCGGGTCATCGGCGAAAATGAACGGAATGGCCAGACCTGGTATTTCCTGGATGACGGTATTTATGGCACTTTTTCCGGTGTGATTTTCGACCAGTGGGATTTCAAGCTGATCAGTTTCAAGGAGGGCCGAAAGATTCCGGCCACCTTTGCCGGTCCCAGCTGCGACTCCCTGGACATTATGTTCCGGGGGAAGATGACGGAACCCCTGGAAGTGGGGGATGTGCTGCTGGTGCCCGTGTGCGGTGCCTACACTTCCGCTTCTGCCACTACCTTCAACGGTTTCCGGAAAGCCAGAACGGTGATCTGGGAAGAAGTACGGGAAGAACTGGGCCTGGATGCCCTGAGCATGGCTGGATAA
- a CDS encoding NAD-dependent protein deacylase, with protein MDEKEFKQDIDTLDRWIRDARSIVFFGGAGVSTASGIPDFRSKDGLYNQHDVQFEQYRPEYLLSHSCLVNEPKVYFEFHRQKMDTRKIQPNNAHKYLAALEKREPEKFLGIVTQNIDGLHQKAGSQKVYEIHGSALRNYCMSCGKVYPPDYIFESKEPVPHCSCGGVIRPDITLYEEMLPDEAVEKAVGAISKADLMIIAGTSLTVYPAASFINYFHGRYLVILNRDPLGVHLKAQTLAITDDMDKVFATLAKKEDMEL; from the coding sequence ATGGATGAAAAAGAATTCAAACAGGATATCGACACCCTGGACCGCTGGATCCGGGATGCCAGGAGCATTGTTTTCTTCGGCGGAGCCGGGGTTTCCACAGCCAGTGGCATCCCGGATTTCCGCAGCAAGGACGGACTTTACAACCAGCACGATGTGCAGTTCGAACAGTACAGGCCGGAATATCTGCTGAGCCACAGTTGCCTGGTCAATGAACCGAAGGTGTATTTTGAATTCCATCGGCAGAAGATGGATACCCGGAAGATTCAGCCCAACAATGCCCATAAATACCTGGCGGCCCTGGAAAAACGGGAACCGGAGAAGTTCCTGGGCATCGTGACCCAGAACATCGACGGGCTGCACCAGAAGGCGGGCAGCCAAAAAGTGTACGAGATCCACGGCAGCGCCCTGCGGAACTACTGCATGAGCTGCGGCAAGGTGTATCCACCCGACTACATCTTCGAATCGAAGGAACCGGTGCCTCACTGCAGCTGTGGCGGCGTGATCCGCCCCGACATCACCCTGTACGAGGAAATGCTGCCCGACGAGGCGGTGGAAAAGGCCGTGGGGGCCATTTCCAAAGCGGATCTGATGATCATTGCCGGTACCAGTCTGACCGTGTATCCGGCGGCCTCCTTCATCAACTATTTCCATGGCCGGTATCTGGTGATCCTGAACCGGGATCCCCTGGGGGTGCACCTGAAGGCACAGACCCTGGCCATCACCGACGATATGGACAAGGTTTTTGCAACCCTGGCCAAAAAAGAAGATATGGAGTTGTAA